In the genome of Fluviispira vulneris, one region contains:
- a CDS encoding YceI family protein — MLSKKIAALYLASISVTLPAFSDEIPPKHPESIIVAEAAAKADGAAKYIVDTDHSKVTFEVAHLVVSTVTGEFKKFSGNFKFNPEDFSQTQLEASAISSSVDTGVKKRDDHLRSADFFDAKKFPNMIFKSTSAKKTDDNKFDLIGNITIRGVTKPITFKVTYKGQVKSSGKITQAFKATAELVRKDFGVSFQNIVEAGPVVGDVVTINITCEGVRKI, encoded by the coding sequence ATGCTTTCAAAGAAAATTGCTGCATTGTATTTAGCTTCGATTTCTGTTACCTTACCAGCTTTTTCAGATGAAATACCACCTAAGCATCCTGAAAGCATTATTGTAGCTGAAGCCGCTGCAAAAGCAGATGGTGCTGCAAAGTATATTGTTGATACAGATCACTCTAAAGTAACATTTGAAGTAGCTCACTTAGTGGTAAGTACAGTGACCGGCGAATTTAAGAAATTCAGTGGAAATTTTAAATTCAATCCAGAAGATTTTTCACAAACACAGCTTGAAGCGAGTGCTATAAGCTCATCGGTCGATACTGGCGTAAAAAAGAGAGACGATCATTTAAGAAGTGCGGATTTTTTCGATGCAAAGAAATTTCCAAATATGATTTTTAAATCAACTTCAGCTAAGAAAACAGATGATAATAAATTCGACTTAATCGGAAATATCACCATTCGTGGTGTCACTAAACCAATTACATTTAAAGTAACTTATAAAGGCCAAGTAAAATCGAGTGGAAAAATAACTCAAGCGTTTAAAGCAACAGCTGAACTCGTAAGAAAAGATTTTGGCGTGAGTTTTCAAAATATCGTTGAGGCAGGTCCAGTGGTTGGAGATGTCGTAACAATAAATATTACTTGTGAAGGAGTCAGAAAAATTTAG